In a genomic window of Drosophila takahashii strain IR98-3 E-12201 chromosome 3L, DtakHiC1v2, whole genome shotgun sequence:
- the LOC108060805 gene encoding uncharacterized protein isoform X6 yields the protein MNPMEWKIKFENHLWDLVAVKGSNPGNKSCETCLILANNHGNRTGYQCHYEDDSAVAGKFGSTENEYPKCIPNEYELIRDINEYCCFWSPELGCSVLLGIKSNYEYNTACNKCLELCNSPQEDDDDVDANNAIDINSKHIAALVLALLLLL from the exons ATGAACCCAATGGAATG gaaaataaaatttgaaaaccaCCTTTGGGACCTAG ttGCGGTAAAGGGAAGTAATCCTGGAAATAAAA gTTGTGAAACCTGTTTGATTTTGGCAAATAACCACGGAAATAGAACAGGCTATCAATGCCATTATGAAGATGATTCAGCAGTTGCTGGCAAATTCGGATCAACTGAAAATGAGTACCCGAAATGTATTCCGAATGAATATGAGCTAATTC GAGATATAAATGAATACTGCTGCTTCTGGTCACCGGAATTAGGTTGTTCAGTACTTCTTGGAATAAAGTCCAATTATGAATATAACACAGCCTGCAATAAGTGTCTGGAACTTTGCAATTCGCCACaggaagatgatgatgatgtggaTGCCAATAACGCTATAGATATAAATTCAAAACATATCGCAGCCTTAGTTCTTGCCCTACTTCTTCTGCTTTAA
- the LOC108060805 gene encoding uncharacterized protein isoform X1, with amino-acid sequence MLLLVFFLLHMVTLQALKHPLFKNGTPDDTFGCGDCSGINYNAGDGYRCHQDDQESVIRDKCLNESVYPECVPCYFDIKYPIKEYCCFWSPKVGCGILVNEKYFNDKKICNKCESYCHRKKESGAWQEKVEHKFVIAISLIFVACIQFEKYAFNSIIRLELFHSHHHRP; translated from the exons ATGCTGCTTTTAGTTTTCTTCTTACTCCACATGGTAACTTTGCAGGCTCTTAAGCAtccactttttaaaaatggaa CACCtgatgacacattcggttgtGGAGACTGCTCGGGAATAAATTACAATGCTGGCGATGGATACCGTTGTCATCAAGATGATCAGGAATCCGTTATAAGGGACAAATGTCTAAACGAAAGTGTGTACCCGGAATGCGTACCATGTTATTTCGATATAAAAT ATCCCATTAAGGAATACTGCTGCTTCTGGTCGCCGAAAGTGGGATGTGGAATTCTAGTTAATGAAAAGTATTTCAATGACAAGAAAATATGCAATAAGTGCGAATCTTATTGCCATAGGAAGAAAGAAAGTGGAGCATGGCAAGAGAAAGTTGAACATAAATTCGTAATAGCAATTTCGCTGATTTTCGTCGCTTGCATACAATTTGAAAAGTATGCTTTCAATTCCATTATAAGgctagaattatttcacagtCACCACCACAGACCATAA
- the LOC108060805 gene encoding uncharacterized protein isoform X5, whose product MNPMEWKIKFENHLWDLVAVKGSNPGNKIIISGCETCLILANNHGNRTGYQCHYEDDSAVAGKFGSTENEYPKCIPNEYELIRDINEYCCFWSPELGCSVLLGIKSNYEYNTACNKCLELCNSPQEDDDDVDANNAIDINSKHIAALVLALLLLL is encoded by the exons ATGAACCCAATGGAATG gaaaataaaatttgaaaaccaCCTTTGGGACCTAG ttGCGGTAAAGGGAAGTAATCCTGGAAATAAAA ttattatttcaggTTGTGAAACCTGTTTGATTTTGGCAAATAACCACGGAAATAGAACAGGCTATCAATGCCATTATGAAGATGATTCAGCAGTTGCTGGCAAATTCGGATCAACTGAAAATGAGTACCCGAAATGTATTCCGAATGAATATGAGCTAATTC GAGATATAAATGAATACTGCTGCTTCTGGTCACCGGAATTAGGTTGTTCAGTACTTCTTGGAATAAAGTCCAATTATGAATATAACACAGCCTGCAATAAGTGTCTGGAACTTTGCAATTCGCCACaggaagatgatgatgatgtggaTGCCAATAACGCTATAGATATAAATTCAAAACATATCGCAGCCTTAGTTCTTGCCCTACTTCTTCTGCTTTAA
- the LOC108060805 gene encoding uncharacterized protein isoform X2 — MNPMEWKIKFENHLWDLVRMLMLLLFSVAVKGSNPGNKIIISGCETCLILANNHGNRTGYQCHYEDDSAVAGKFGSTENEYPKCIPNEYELIRDINEYCCFWSPELGCSVLLGIKSNYEYNTACNKCLELCNSPQEDDDDVDANNAIDINSKHIAALVLALLLLL; from the exons ATGAACCCAATGGAATG gaaaataaaatttgaaaaccaCCTTTGGGACCTAG TAAGAATGCTTATGCtgcttttattttcagttGCGGTAAAGGGAAGTAATCCTGGAAATAAAA ttattatttcaggTTGTGAAACCTGTTTGATTTTGGCAAATAACCACGGAAATAGAACAGGCTATCAATGCCATTATGAAGATGATTCAGCAGTTGCTGGCAAATTCGGATCAACTGAAAATGAGTACCCGAAATGTATTCCGAATGAATATGAGCTAATTC GAGATATAAATGAATACTGCTGCTTCTGGTCACCGGAATTAGGTTGTTCAGTACTTCTTGGAATAAAGTCCAATTATGAATATAACACAGCCTGCAATAAGTGTCTGGAACTTTGCAATTCGCCACaggaagatgatgatgatgtggaTGCCAATAACGCTATAGATATAAATTCAAAACATATCGCAGCCTTAGTTCTTGCCCTACTTCTTCTGCTTTAA
- the LOC108060807 gene encoding uncharacterized protein isoform X3 yields MWQAQKFCYCISLQIGCIIISFFTLFLCTGHLVEYFRLQENDWVMLLWGLLHLVASLCLSYSVLMHRALVAILIYLIIETVYLIYAIIYASVSSALKTNTYSNYGLTYSIVFWSFVVLICVITTYFLYIITSYYCLRRQQRNAANTQA; encoded by the exons ATGTGGCAGGCGCAAAAGTTTTGCTATTGTATAAGCTTACAAATCGGCTGCATAATCATATCATTTTTTACCCTTTTTCTGTGTACGGGACACCTGGTTGAATACTTCC gATTGCAGGAGAATGACTGGGTAATGCTTCTGTGGGGATTATTGCATTTAGTTGCCTCTCTGTGTTTATCTTACTCTGTGCTAATG CATAGAGCTCTCGTCgctattttaatttacttaataaTCGAGACAGTCTACTTGATATACGCGATTATTTATGCCTCGGTATCCTCTGCCTTGAAGACGAAtacatattcaaattatggtTTGACGTACAGTATTGTGTTCTGGAGTTTTGTAGTACTAATTTGTG TGATAACCACATACTTCCTATATATTATAACATCATATTATTGTTTGCGAAGGCAACAGCGCAATGCTGCAAATACACAAGCTTAA
- the LOC108060805 gene encoding uncharacterized protein isoform X3, with protein MNPMEWKIKFENHLWDLVRMLMLLLFSVAVKGSNPGNKSCETCLILANNHGNRTGYQCHYEDDSAVAGKFGSTENEYPKCIPNEYELIRDINEYCCFWSPELGCSVLLGIKSNYEYNTACNKCLELCNSPQEDDDDVDANNAIDINSKHIAALVLALLLLL; from the exons ATGAACCCAATGGAATG gaaaataaaatttgaaaaccaCCTTTGGGACCTAG TAAGAATGCTTATGCtgcttttattttcagttGCGGTAAAGGGAAGTAATCCTGGAAATAAAA gTTGTGAAACCTGTTTGATTTTGGCAAATAACCACGGAAATAGAACAGGCTATCAATGCCATTATGAAGATGATTCAGCAGTTGCTGGCAAATTCGGATCAACTGAAAATGAGTACCCGAAATGTATTCCGAATGAATATGAGCTAATTC GAGATATAAATGAATACTGCTGCTTCTGGTCACCGGAATTAGGTTGTTCAGTACTTCTTGGAATAAAGTCCAATTATGAATATAACACAGCCTGCAATAAGTGTCTGGAACTTTGCAATTCGCCACaggaagatgatgatgatgtggaTGCCAATAACGCTATAGATATAAATTCAAAACATATCGCAGCCTTAGTTCTTGCCCTACTTCTTCTGCTTTAA
- the LOC108060807 gene encoding potassium channel subfamily K member 10 isoform X1 — protein MNPANKCCFCLSLQTGCIMIALLELFLSGMNIDYIMYLLNRTYSRETEYKFPDQVLYTILQLIPDLLSVLASCMLLISIISQYFCLFWTTLTIQAIQAVYLVLFSIISAAITENLIINESLWHNITYWLYVVIWLALTLYFMYIIYSYYRQLKQRETENLAEIAGE, from the exons TTTCTGTTTATCTTTGCAAACGGGTTGTATAATGATTGCATTACTTGAGTTATTTTTGTCGGGCATGAACATTGATTATATAATGTATCTattaaata GAACTTATTCCCGAGAAACCGAATATAAATTCCCAG ATCAAGTACTCTACACTATCTTGCAACTGATTCCAGACTTATTGTCTGTCTTGGCCTCTTGTATGTTGCTAATTTCAATCATATCG caaTACTTTTGTCTGTTTTGGACAACGCTTACCATTCAAGCCATTCAGGCTGTGTATCTAGTGTTGTTCAGTATAATTTCAGCAGCAATCACAGAAAATTTGATAATAAATGAGAGCCTCTGGCATAATATTACCTATTGGCTATACGTGGTAATTTGGCTGG CTTTGacattatattttatgtaCATAATCTATTCGTACTATCGACAACTGAAGCAGAGAGAAACTGAAAATCTTGCAGA gATTGCAGGAGAATGA
- the LOC108060805 gene encoding uncharacterized protein isoform X4 — translation MFEETANKYPACVPKNFLINLAVKGSNPGNKIIISGCETCLILANNHGNRTGYQCHYEDDSAVAGKFGSTENEYPKCIPNEYELIRDINEYCCFWSPELGCSVLLGIKSNYEYNTACNKCLELCNSPQEDDDDVDANNAIDINSKHIAALVLALLLLL, via the exons ATGTTCGAAGAAACAGCAAATAAATACCCGGCATGTGTACCCAAAAATTTCCTTATAAATC ttGCGGTAAAGGGAAGTAATCCTGGAAATAAAA ttattatttcaggTTGTGAAACCTGTTTGATTTTGGCAAATAACCACGGAAATAGAACAGGCTATCAATGCCATTATGAAGATGATTCAGCAGTTGCTGGCAAATTCGGATCAACTGAAAATGAGTACCCGAAATGTATTCCGAATGAATATGAGCTAATTC GAGATATAAATGAATACTGCTGCTTCTGGTCACCGGAATTAGGTTGTTCAGTACTTCTTGGAATAAAGTCCAATTATGAATATAACACAGCCTGCAATAAGTGTCTGGAACTTTGCAATTCGCCACaggaagatgatgatgatgtggaTGCCAATAACGCTATAGATATAAATTCAAAACATATCGCAGCCTTAGTTCTTGCCCTACTTCTTCTGCTTTAA
- the LOC108060807 gene encoding uncharacterized protein isoform X2: protein MLLISIISQYFCLFWTTLTIQAIQAVYLVLFSIISAAITENLIINESLWHNITYWLYVVIWLALTLYFMYIIYSYYRQLKQRETENLAEIAGE from the exons ATGTTGCTAATTTCAATCATATCG caaTACTTTTGTCTGTTTTGGACAACGCTTACCATTCAAGCCATTCAGGCTGTGTATCTAGTGTTGTTCAGTATAATTTCAGCAGCAATCACAGAAAATTTGATAATAAATGAGAGCCTCTGGCATAATATTACCTATTGGCTATACGTGGTAATTTGGCTGG CTTTGacattatattttatgtaCATAATCTATTCGTACTATCGACAACTGAAGCAGAGAGAAACTGAAAATCTTGCAGA gATTGCAGGAGAATGA